In Sulfuritortus calidifontis, the sequence CCATTTTGTCGAACTTGCTGTCGGGGATGTTGATCGCGCCCGGGATGTGGCCGGGGTCGAACTTGCGGGTGTCGGGGCGAGAGTCGATGATCACCACGCCCTTTTTGGGCGGGATCTCGACCTGCTGCTTCATGAACTCGAAGTCGACCAGGTTCTTGTACCAGCCCTCCTTGGCCTGGATGGCCGGGGCATCGGCGGCCAGGGCGGCGGTGGGGTAGATCGGCGCCGCGGCAAAGGCGGCTGCCAAGAGGACAGCAAGTAGGGTGGGTTGGGTCTTCATGGGCATCCTCCTCGGGTGCAGCGGTGGTCAGAGCAAAGTGAATTTCTCGGTCGATTCGTTGTAGCGGACCCAGAGATACCAGACGAGCAGGATGAGGCCACTGATCGCATAGGCCCAGGCCCAGCCATCGAACATCGCCGGGAAGTAGGCCTGATAGCCGAGCGGCGATTCCTCGATCAGGTCGAGGTTCATCTCGGCCACGGTCAGGCCGGTCTTCTTGAGCAGGGCGCTGGCGGTGGAGCCTGCCCAGGCGAAGAAGAAGGCGGCCACCCACAGCTTGATGTGGCCCTCGCCCATGCGCCAGAGCGAGCCCGAGGCGCAACCGCCGGCGAAGATCATGCCGATGCCGAAGATCACGCCGCCGGAAAGCGAGCCCATCCAGAAGGTGGCCGGAATCGCGATATAGGGATCGATCACCTTCATCTGGAACAGCAGCGAGGCGAGCGGGATGCCGATGGCCAGGCCGAGGATGATGGCCTTGGTCATGTCGCCCTCGGCGGTCATGAACGGTTCGCGGAAGGAGCGGGCGAAGCACAGGCGCGAGCGGTGCATGATGAAGCCCATGGCGAAGCCGGCCAGCACGATGATGGCGCGGGCGGTGAGCTTCTCGTCGCCCGAGGTGTACCAGTCGGCCGCCCAGGCGACGATGCCGACCATCACCGCCAGGCCGATCAGGGGGTAGGCCTTCTGCAAGGCCCCGGGCACCTTGATCGCCGGCGGCGCCTGCATGCCCCAACTAATGTTTTCCAGCGTCCAGAGCAGGAGCTTCAGGCCGATCACGGCGCCGGCGATGAGCCCCGCCCACATGGCCCAGCCGGCCGGTGAGGAGTGCAGCAGCGGGGTGAAGAAACCGCCGGTGGTGCAGCCGCCGGCCAAGGTGGCGCCCAAGCCCATGAGGGTGCCACCCAGCGCGGCCCAGAGGTACTCCAGCTTGGGCGGGCGGTTGACCAGGAACTGGCGCGAGAGCAAGGCGGCGGCGAAGGCGCCGATGACCAGGGTGATGTTCATCAGCGACATCCGGTGCATGATCGGGCCGTCCAGGTGTTGCGGCGTGCCGATGATCGGCCCCAGGCCGATGGCGTTGTTGAACCAGTCGCCCCAGAGCTTGAGCCCGCCGAACACGCCCCAGAACAAACCGGTGATCATCAGGCCGATGATCACCAAGACCAGCAGGATGATGCCGACGTAAGGCGACCAGGGCTCGACGAAAATGTCCTGGTAATCCTGCTTGAAGCCGGCCAGCCAGGCCGGACCGCTGTCCCCACTCATTTTTGGCTCCTTCGGCGAGGCCTGTGCCCCGGCCGCCGGGCGGCCCGCGCACAGGCTTGTCAGTCAGCGCTCAACTGCACTTGGCCGGCGCATCGCCGTCCTTCGCGCCTTTGTTGACGAAGGCCTTGATGTCCTCGAGCAGTTCCTGCTCGGGCACGTCGGCGAATTTCGCGGCCGCCTTGTTGGTGGCCTTGATGCTGTCGCGGTATTTCTGGCTGACGTAGAACTTGAGCGATTCCTTGCCCTTGGCGTGCTTGTCGGCCTGGATGTAGGCCGCCCATTCCGCCTTGGTCTTGGTCGACGGGGCGATGGCGCCGCCCTTGGTTTCATGGCAGGCGGTGCAGACCATGCGGTAATAGACACGGCCGCGCTTCCAGTCGGGGTCGTAGGCCTGGACGGCACTGGCGGCGCTAAGGCCGACGATGGCCAGCGCGAAAGTGATCGAAAGCTTGCGATTCATGATGGTCTCCATGGTTTACGTTGCATACAAAGCGGATGTCGCTGTCTTCAATATGGCCGGTATCCGCCAAATTCAATCGACCTCTTCCCAGCCGGTGATCATGGCCTTGATGTGCGAGGTCAGGGTATGGCCGGCGGTGGTGAGATAGACGTGGGCGATGAGGAAGATCAGCATCAGGAAGGCGGCCACGGTGTGGAAGAAGGCGACCCATTCCAGGGCGAGGTACTGATCCCAGCCCCAGTCGGGCCACTTGTCGTAGAAGATGTAGAACCAGCCGGTGAACCAGATCAGGGGCCCGATGAAGAGCATGACCCCGAGATAGGCCAGGCGCTGCAGCGGGTTGTGCTTTTTGAGCCGGGTGGCGCGGAAGGGGTGGGGCGCATTGGTGAAGATGCCGGTCAGGTAATACTTGAACATGGCATCGACCTTCTGCAGGGTGGGGATGTACTGCTTCCACTCGCCGGTGGTGAAGTGCCAGAAGATGGCGAAGATCCAGAGGCCGACCAGGGTCCAGGCGGCGATGGTGTGGGTGTTGACCGCCTTTTCGAAGCCGAACAGGGCATAGCTGCCGTGGACCTCGAAGCCGGTGAGCAGCAGGGTGATGATCAGCGCCGCCTGCGACCAGTGCCAGAAGCGCTCGAAGACCTTGAAGACGTAAATTTTCTCGCTCATTTTTCTACTCCGTAGAAGTCAGCGTCCCCCTCTCCCCGTCGGGGAGAGGGCAGGGGTGAGGGGCGAAGGCATCAGCCCGGGTGACATGCATCACTTCTTGCCCTTGCGCCAGAGGTAGAGGCGCAGACCGCCGTGGCCGATGACGCCGAGCAGGGCCAGGCCGGCCAGGCCCCAGCCGGCGGTGTTGAGCCACTCGTTGGCGCTGTGCCGTGGCATGTAGATGCCGGGCACGCCCTTGAGCCGGCTCGCCGCCTGGTGGCAGTCGGCGCAGGCCAGGGCGTCGGCCTTGGGCGCGACCATGTGGGTGATCGGCCAGGTCATCTCGGTCTCGATGAAGTCCACCTTGCCCGAGAAGGGCGCGCCGGCCGATTCCATGCCGCTGGCGATGGCCTTTTCCCAGCCGAAGTTCTTCCAGTAGGCGGTGTCGTCGTTGCCCGCGGTGTGCGGCTTGACCAGGGTCATGTTGACCGGGTCGTAGGGTTGCTTGCCGCGCATCACCTTGACCGGCCAGATCAGCGACTTGCCGTCGTCCGGGCTGCCCTCGAAGCTGTTGATGGGCACGATGCCGCCGGCCTTGATCTTGTCGCCGAGCAGGGTGTAGTTCACCTTGCCGTTGAACCACTTGTACTCCGGCACCACGTTCTCGCCCAGGACGAAGTCGCCCTTCTTGGCGTCGTAGATGACGTGGCCGTTTTCATCCTTCTTGATCAGGGGTTTGCCGTCGGGTCCCATCTTGCCGCCGGTCGACCAGTCCCAGGACATCTTGGTCGGCACGCCACCGCGGGCGAAGGTCGGGATGTGGCAGGTCTGGCAGGCGATCTTCCGGGCGTGGCTGTTGAGCCGGGCGATCTTCTTGTGCGGGGCGTTGTCGTGGCAGGCCACGCAGGTCGCCGGGTTGCGGCCTTCATGCTTGCCGCGCATCAACGGGCCCTTGGTGTCCTTGGCGGTGGGCGCGAAGCGGCTGCCCGGCACGTCGTGGGACGAGGTGGCGTGGCAGGTGCCGCAACCGAAATCGTTGCCGGTGGCATCCATGTGCACGTCGAGCGCTTCGTCCGGCGCCGACAGCGAGCTGTCCATGTCGCCGTGCTTGACGCCGTTGCCGCCGCCGCCATTGAAGTGGCAGCCGCCGCAGGTGTCGCGGCTGGTCTTGCCGACCTTCTGCGCCACCTTGGCCAGGTCGACCGGCTTGACGATGTTGCCCGAGCCGGGCGGAAACTCCATCTCACGGGTCACCACGTTGCCGGCCATGCCCGGCTGCTTGCGGTAGTTGCCGGTGGTGTCGTGGCAGACCAGGCAGTCGACGTTCTCCTGCTTGGTGAAGTCGAAGCTGTTGTCCTTGTAGCCGTAGCCGATGTGGCAGGTGGTGCAGAAGGGCTGGTTGGTCTCGACCGAGATGCAGAAGTTGTTGATCACATGCTTCTTGCCCAGCTTCTGATGGGTGGCCGGGTTGAGGAATTCCCAGGTCCAATGCTTGGTCCGCATCACCTGTTTGGCCGCCTCGGTGTGACAGGACAGGCAGGCTTGGGTCACCTCGGGACCGGAATTGAACGTCCGCTGCAATTCCTTGAACCGGCTATGGTCGGCGGTGCTCGTCGCACCGGCAGTCCCCGGGCCGAGAATGGCGGCGATGACCAGGGCGATCGCCCAACTGTAAGGCTGTTGCAGCTTGCTCATGAAGGTCTCCTTTTTTGGTATGACGGCGCCGGCCAAATAAGAAGTTAAAAACATCCTGAAATATTTATAGGCCAAATGGACTAATCGCTGCATCAAACAAATCTATATGCCGCGAGGCGGTCCCGGCCTGGAAATCCGGCATCGCTTGTCAGACTGGCCTTGGCTTTTTTCCTCAATATAGAACCATTAGCCGGGTTTATTTTTTCGGCATGGACAATCCCGGTTTCGCCACGTGCAGGCATCGGCTAAGGTCAGGGCATGACCATCGAGTGCTATGCCCAACGCCTGCTCAACCCCTTCCGCGGGGTGGTGCAGATCATCCGCTACGAAGCGGCCGAGGCCGTGAGCTCGGATGGCCTGAACTGGGACATCTACGTCAGCAACGACGAGCTGGCACGCGACCTGGCGCCGGGCACCCGGGTGCAGACCAGCGACATCCGCTATGGCAGCTGGTCGTCCGAGCGCGGCCTGAGGCGCGGGCCGCTCTATCCCTCCGACGACTTCCTGCGCATGGAGGCCATGGGTGCCATCGTCTACGAGCACCTGCTGCGGGTGCACGACCGGCTGCCGTTTCCCTTGCGCGATCGCTACGAATTCTGGTTGCTCGATACCGCCGGCCAACCCCTGGCCCTGCTCGACAGCGCCTGCGAGGAAGGGGATCTGGCGCAGGAATGCGGCACGCTCTGGCGGGCCGGCATCGCAGCCAGCGAAAGTTTCGTCAGCGAGGCCATGCAGGCGATCCAGCCGGGAGGTGATTCCGCTGCAGCCGATTATCTGAACAGCTACATCAACCGCAGTGCTGGCGAGCGCCACTCGGCTCAGTGGTTTTTGCGCGAGCCCGATGGTTCCGGTATGGGACTGCATGGCGCGGAACTCGACGCCACGCTGGTTGGCCGCAGGCTCGATGCCGTGGACTTTCCCGAATTTTTCATCGCCCGAACCGGGCACGATGCCGGGCACGCCCGCTTGATTGCCGACTACCTCGCCTGGCAAGCACCGTGGCTGCTTCTGCTGCCCAATCTCGATCCGGCTCAGCGGCGTCAATTAGAACAGCAGGCACGGGCACAGCCCTTCGTGGTCGAACAGCAGCACAGGCTTTATCCGCAGTTGGCCGATGTGGCAGTGATACAGGCCGCCCGGGTCGAGGCCATGCTCAGACGCAGCCAAGCCAAGCAGGATGAGGCGGCGGGGGCGATGTCGACTTTTTATATCGAGCTAAATCCCGCCGGCGGCAACTACACCTAGCCGCTGGCGGGATTCATTTCCGATAGGGTCAGACGACGCTGCCGAAACCCTTGTCGGCGGCACCGGCCGGCGGCGTCAGGCCGGCAAGGCGGCAACCCTGGGCAATCGGTCCGCCAGGGAAGAGTTGGTACAGATATTTGATGCCGCCTTCCGGATGGAAGAACTCGTCCAAAGCATCGTGCAGCTCACGCACGTTGATATGGCCTTCCTCGGCATGCTGCGCGTAATACTCCTGCAAGGCGCAGACGAGTTGCCAATGCTCTTCCGTCAGCTTCAGGCCCATTTCGCGCGCGGCGCGTTCGCCGGCCTCGCGGCTCCAGTCGATGGGGGCATGGGGGAAATCCGGGTCGAGAGTGGGTTCATACCCGGGGCGGACAAAGGTGTGGGTGATGGCAACCATGATCCTTCTCCTTAACGGGTTGGTGATCTCAAGCTAGAACAATTTCGCTGGGGTACAAGGCCGCAAAAACACTAGGCGAGATATTGCCAATCGCCAAAGCTGGCGGCCTGTCCGGCGGGATTCCCCTGTTCGTCGAACAGGTTCCACACCGTCGCCGCGCCGATGCTGAAACGCAGCCCGGACCTGGCGATCCGAATGCCGCTGTAGTCGTCGATGAAGCCATGATCGCGCACACGCTCGAGCAGGCGTTCGCGCTCCGCGCGCAGCATGGGCTCGGCAGAATAGCGCGAGGGCAGGCCGACGATCTCGGCCCAGGGCATCTCGAACAGCCGCTGCGCGCTCAGGTTGGCATAGCTGAAGCGGGGGTCGGCGGCAGTATCGTGCGCCAGCACGACGAAGGGGGCGTGGTACAAGGCCCGGGCCGCTTCCTGCGGCGGCAGGCCGGGGTCGATCAGATCGCGCCCGGTCCAGTGCCGGTGGCAGCGCAGCAGCAGGCCGGCATGCTCGGCCTGCCAGCCGTTGGCGGCGCACGGTTCATGCATGCTGCCACAGCCGGTCCAGGTCGGCCGGCTCCAGCCAGCGCCACTCGCCTGCCGCCATGTCGTCGGGCAGCACGAGGCCGCCGATGGCAATGCGGCGCAGGGCCTCCACCCGGTTGCCGGCGGCGGCGAGCATGCGCTTGACCTGGTGGTATTTGCCCTCGATCAGGGTGAGGTGGATCAGGTGGTCGTCGATCCGCTCGCAGGCCGCCGCGGCGATCGGTCTGGGCTCGTCGTGCAACTGCACGCCCCGGCGCAGG encodes:
- a CDS encoding MEKHLA domain-containing protein, with protein sequence MHEPCAANGWQAEHAGLLLRCHRHWTGRDLIDPGLPPQEAARALYHAPFVVLAHDTAADPRFSYANLSAQRLFEMPWAEIVGLPSRYSAEPMLRAERERLLERVRDHGFIDDYSGIRIARSGLRFSIGAATVWNLFDEQGNPAGQAASFGDWQYLA
- a CDS encoding tetrathionate reductase family octaheme c-type cytochrome, coding for MSKLQQPYSWAIALVIAAILGPGTAGATSTADHSRFKELQRTFNSGPEVTQACLSCHTEAAKQVMRTKHWTWEFLNPATHQKLGKKHVINNFCISVETNQPFCTTCHIGYGYKDNSFDFTKQENVDCLVCHDTTGNYRKQPGMAGNVVTREMEFPPGSGNIVKPVDLAKVAQKVGKTSRDTCGGCHFNGGGGNGVKHGDMDSSLSAPDEALDVHMDATGNDFGCGTCHATSSHDVPGSRFAPTAKDTKGPLMRGKHEGRNPATCVACHDNAPHKKIARLNSHARKIACQTCHIPTFARGGVPTKMSWDWSTGGKMGPDGKPLIKKDENGHVIYDAKKGDFVLGENVVPEYKWFNGKVNYTLLGDKIKAGGIVPINSFEGSPDDGKSLIWPVKVMRGKQPYDPVNMTLVKPHTAGNDDTAYWKNFGWEKAIASGMESAGAPFSGKVDFIETEMTWPITHMVAPKADALACADCHQAASRLKGVPGIYMPRHSANEWLNTAGWGLAGLALLGVIGHGGLRLYLWRKGKK
- a CDS encoding YeeE/YedE thiosulfate transporter family protein, which produces MSGDSGPAWLAGFKQDYQDIFVEPWSPYVGIILLVLVIIGLMITGLFWGVFGGLKLWGDWFNNAIGLGPIIGTPQHLDGPIMHRMSLMNITLVIGAFAAALLSRQFLVNRPPKLEYLWAALGGTLMGLGATLAGGCTTGGFFTPLLHSSPAGWAMWAGLIAGAVIGLKLLLWTLENISWGMQAPPAIKVPGALQKAYPLIGLAVMVGIVAWAADWYTSGDEKLTARAIIVLAGFAMGFIMHRSRLCFARSFREPFMTAEGDMTKAIILGLAIGIPLASLLFQMKVIDPYIAIPATFWMGSLSGGVIFGIGMIFAGGCASGSLWRMGEGHIKLWVAAFFFAWAGSTASALLKKTGLTVAEMNLDLIEESPLGYQAYFPAMFDGWAWAYAISGLILLVWYLWVRYNESTEKFTLL
- a CDS encoding cytochrome b/b6 domain-containing protein, whose amino-acid sequence is MSEKIYVFKVFERFWHWSQAALIITLLLTGFEVHGSYALFGFEKAVNTHTIAAWTLVGLWIFAIFWHFTTGEWKQYIPTLQKVDAMFKYYLTGIFTNAPHPFRATRLKKHNPLQRLAYLGVMLFIGPLIWFTGWFYIFYDKWPDWGWDQYLALEWVAFFHTVAAFLMLIFLIAHVYLTTAGHTLTSHIKAMITGWEEVD
- a CDS encoding TusE/DsrC/DsvC family sulfur relay protein, with translation MVAITHTFVRPGYEPTLDPDFPHAPIDWSREAGERAAREMGLKLTEEHWQLVCALQEYYAQHAEEGHINVRELHDALDEFFHPEGGIKYLYQLFPGGPIAQGCRLAGLTPPAGAADKGFGSVV
- a CDS encoding c-type cytochrome: MNRKLSITFALAIVGLSAASAVQAYDPDWKRGRVYYRMVCTACHETKGGAIAPSTKTKAEWAAYIQADKHAKGKESLKFYVSQKYRDSIKATNKAAAKFADVPEQELLEDIKAFVNKGAKDGDAPAKCS